Sequence from the Rhodopirellula halodulae genome:
GGCTGTTTGGCGGTTGGTTCGAGTCGTCGGATTCGCTCGTGGACTCAACGGATCCCGTCGGAGGCACGTGATCCAATGGCATGACCCAGGTGTCCGGCAGGTTGTCGCTGGACAACTCCCGAACACGTTGCTCCATCACCTTGCCGGGTTTGAACGTGACGACGTATTTCTCAGGCACGTCGACTTGTTGGCCCGTCTTTGGATTGCGTGCTTTGCGTGCGGCTCGCGGTTTGACTTCGAAAACGCCGAAGTTCCTCAGTTCAATGCGGCCTTCCCGCACCAAGGTATCGACGATCGAGTCAAAGGTTCGCTGCACGACCTCTTTGGTTTCCTGCTGAGTCAGCCCGAGTTCTTCGGAAATGACGCGCACGATTTCTTTTTTTGTCACCCCGTCTGGCTCCGCAAACCATTGTGATTGATGGACTTACAAAGACAGCTTAGGTTTCAGGTCGGGGCCGGTCAAGTCGCCGGGGCGAGCTTAGAACGGTCCACGCAATACCGTATCGACCGTCACAACCGTTACACTCCAATCAAACCGACTTTTCTTTCCGGCGAATTTCGATTTCTTCGAAGCTGTACATTTTTCCCTTCCCGGCCCCGGGGCACGCTTCACAGGTCTCTTTCCAATCCGTGGGACCGGCCAGCGTGCTGTCCCAGAACGGCCACGTTCGGCACTGAATGGGCCGAGCGTTGTAGACCAGGCATCGACGCGACTTCGGGTCCAAGAAAATGCAGTCGCCGTCCGGGTATTCCTTCAGACTGTAGTCTCGGCCGACCCGCCGGAGGAATTTTTTCTCAAAATCCTCGCGTTCCAGCTTGGTCTCGACCAGCAACGCCTCGATTTCGGATTCATCGACAAATACATAGCCGGGTTCGCCGCTGCAGCAATCGCCGCATTGGCTGCACTCGAATTGCAGCCCGTCCGCGTACCAAGGCAACTCTTTCGCGGCCTTCTTGCTCTTTCCGGATTTTTTCGAGCTCGACTTCGCTAGCTTCGTCTCCGATTTCGTCTTTTCAGATCGAGATTTCTTGGGTTTCGACGATTGAGAGCGAGCAGAGTCTTTGGCCACGGGTCTGGTGAAATCGAGCGAATGAAACAAGGGAAGGAAAACGGATAGGAAGCTTACCGCGTTCAACGCCGCTTCGCCAAGTTTGGCCAAGTGTTGCTGATCAATTCAATTGCTAAACTCGTGGCCAGTTCTCCGCCAGTTCTCCGCCAGTTCACCTCCGGTTCGACTCGGCGACATGACATCGCGATGCTGATGCCGCGTCCGGTGGAACTGGATCCACGGGGATAACAACTCTTTTCTCTTTTTCGAAGCATTTGATTTGGCGGTTCGCTTTGACTGACGCACTGACCTTGGAACATCTCTGCGTTCAGGCGGGCAATCGCACGTTGCTGGACGACGCGAAACTGTCATTCCCGGATGGGAAGATCACCGTGTTGGTGGGTGGCAGTGGCGCTGGAAAAAGTGTCTTGCTGCGGGTGCTGGCAGGGATTCTGCCACGCCACGGTGCGTCCATCCAATGGAGCGGTGATCTTCACTGGAAAGGCAATCCCGTCGACCCGTCGTCGATGCCAAGGACGGGGATCGTCTTTCAGCAGTTTGCCTTGTTTGACGAACTGTCGCCTTCGGCCAACGTGCAATTTGCCATCGATCATCGCAACGGTTTGGGCGAGTCGCCTCAACACAGCCCCTCAGAATGGTTGGACTTCCTTGGGG
This genomic interval carries:
- a CDS encoding HU family DNA-binding protein translates to MRVISEELGLTQQETKEVVQRTFDSIVDTLVREGRIELRNFGVFEVKPRAARKARNPKTGQQVDVPEKYVVTFKPGKVMEQRVRELSSDNLPDTWVMPLDHVPPTGSVESTSESDDSNQPPNSPPNSPSGSWQ
- a CDS encoding YkgJ family cysteine cluster protein, with the translated sequence MPWYADGLQFECSQCGDCCSGEPGYVFVDESEIEALLVETKLEREDFEKKFLRRVGRDYSLKEYPDGDCIFLDPKSRRCLVYNARPIQCRTWPFWDSTLAGPTDWKETCEACPGAGKGKMYSFEEIEIRRKEKSV